The following are from one region of the Amia ocellicauda isolate fAmiCal2 chromosome 1, fAmiCal2.hap1, whole genome shotgun sequence genome:
- the LOC136758394 gene encoding uncharacterized protein LOC136758394 gives MESGAGGSRSASAGGSGRGGGGSGSSNGSGSNSGERTSRSSSTSSSSSSSSRVIGSSGGIIIATSSAATLPLPHHPHPHLSHPHAHHHPHHPHHPHHPHALAHVPPAPAPAPPPPPPSVSDWEMFQFGKYSMDILEMLSGHQGHSFKASLGLDRQQQQQQQQLQQQQQQQLQQQQQQLQQQQQQLLQQQLQAAPPPSSAAQGEPPGALLSGLGLGSLQLSRGSPFSDSSSIFAKMNAPPPPPLPVSSSSAATSSSSSPSQSSRKSKMSSSSSSSGGGGGGSSSSSGSSIGLGPSSVAAAYPQFLRSFHPADAAALAQEQLGHLGGVGGRFEHFVGGSGGASGGAGGSGGGGGSGSGGGSGAGGGGSGSGGGSSSSSSGGGGGSSSGSGSAQPPPPPPLHPGLSVPNPSPSSSSPSPSSSSSNNNNSSSAGGSSANTAASGPVGGALSHQLLGAGQSDPRNLHQQFSCMLAANQYFLSGVPGNPSLEQFLVQQGAGHPLGLGLAGDSSSGLSLPPGLHPGHQQQQQQQQQQQQQQQQQQQQLSAHGHPHSLAHPHALSHPHALSHPHAHPHALSHTHPHALSHPHSHGHPGGPHAPPPPHASVSSAPPPLPSQSSPLGAFDFQGIPVLSSNQLASLMQQEVAAGLALPLPLHLTLAKDDGKGDSGGGGGGSGGGGGGGGGRRKKAMAGYLPQRKADGHSSAGHGSDHAPATSQSDSLGGGDPTSSSSSSSSSSSSTSSSIVSSSSSSAAASVLVANQTAPKVEAGLGPQQPPPPTSSAPPAPSTSTPSQLQAEPEPLYHCGECGKTFTHLSSLRRHLRTHGLGGGAGGEAGGAGGSSSLPHSTQEPHAQLSHPYPHLPHPLSHHLPQQQQQQQQQQQQQQQQQQQQQQQQQQQQQQQQQQQQQPAPPAAPQAAPSSSCPSPEKAHRCPDCGKGFKKRGHLLQHGVIHSGARPFVCPVCQRSFNRRESLTRHEKIHEDKPYRCPACGRCFRESTSLLNHAASGNCGKPPRGARRNSGGSAPTGAAPNAAGSGSALTIGSDGRYGRKAGRQQQQQQQGMMEILEFQAAGLGVYGKVEEGEEEEGEEEEEEDEKMGPAVCEALFGGGGKGAETKYAVDFGRPRHYPVSSSSSSAAPSSSSASSSSGFHGYNREYKRPPVSVASSVYTGADAGASAGAGGALSLRKAPLAPTLHPHPPSQNHHHHHQQPQPPHLPLSSLLDEAEDDVTSSVNSAISAIAAACLPGELGGGPGTGTGGGGRGEDRRDIIGGLLGNLGLAALGGGGGPSSTSGLEKGYRGGPGEEGVGGGALGVGTATVATLTASSSSPSPAVLCPSGKPKRPRKPRPKREPGEAGGGRRRPAQHGLLGHGEGAAGAPGERLFLCSVCGRGFTRRETLRRHDRIHTGEKPHRCPVCGKHFREAFHLSKHRTVHSGEKNYRCGLCGKDFGYAQSLKRHGKLHQKDFGDGAAAGVQNSSNNSSSGGGGSHQPEDPDSYFTTYQDKNATPSSSSSSSATTQHLSGLNLSSPPPAPPPRLYTCAICWKSFRHHFHLSAHHQTVHAAGGGGAGASGERLFCCDVCGKAFAYSNSLTRHRLSQHGLARGAGNAGSAGGSCSAGQSENEAATNALLQLGPAPSSSGAPGSSAHPSSSSSSSSLSALSSSSPPSAAASTLSPPPAGFASLFYVPEAPPSSGGGGEATSSLLQHAAPSSSSSTEAGGGAVGKAEPSPYSSPPTPLLQAQQPPPPPLHPLFLLPPPPASSLSHTAFLQPPPPAPPAPPPLSSTEPPQSDAPVSSEERSRRKKKKKKKKRRKEKKEGGEGGSREAQPKLLLTMRLKKSNSQSVGGRGLPAAANWRARKGVAAGGSANRKRARVAAAQRKRFPCPICPRTTYPLQSALLVHRALRHPPPPPPGSSSSSRLKCPVCGHLSRRFLSALAHRWHHLCQGSFSCPHCPSRFWNQTLLKRHGVVCRGAGGGAGARRSRPPHKRRTRRMEGAQALGERR, from the coding sequence ATGGAGAGTGGGGCAGGAGGCAGTCGCTCGGCATCAGCGGGAGGGAgcgggagaggaggggggggcagCGGCAGCAGTAACGGCAGCGGCAGCAACTCGGGAGAGCGCACCTCCAGGTCCTCCTCcacttcttcctcttcctcctcttcctccagggTCATCGGCAGCAGCGGGGGGATCATCATCGCCACCTCCTCGGCCGCGaccctgcccctcccccaccacccccacccgCACCTCTCCCATCCCCACGCACACCACCACCCGCACCACCCGCACCACCCGCACCACCCCCACGCCCTCGCCCACGTGCCCCCCGCCCCGGCGCCTGCGCCGCCGCCCCCCCCGCCCTCCGTCTCGGACTGGGAAATGTTCCAGTTCGGGAAGTACTCCATGGACATCCTGGAGATGCTGAGCGGCCACCAGGGACACTCATTCAAGGCCAGCCTGGGCCTCGAcaggcaacagcagcagcagcagcagcagctccagcagcagcagcagcagcaactccaacagcagcagcagcagctccagcagcagcagcagcagctcctccagcagcagctccaggCGGCGCCGCCCCCATCCTCGGCGGCGCAGGGCGAGCCCCCCGGGGCGCTTCTGTCCGGCCTGGGCCTGGGCTCGCTGCAGCTGTCCCGCGGGAGCCCCTTCTCTGACTCCTCCTCCATCTTCGCCAAGATGAatgccccgcccccccccccgctgccCGTCTCCTCCTCATCCGCCGCCAcctcgtcttcctcctccccttCGCAGAGCTCCCGCAAGTCCAAgatgagcagcagcagcagcagcagcggtggggggggcggtggcagcagcagcagtagcggCAGTAGCATTGGTTTGGGGCCCAGCAGCGTGGCGGCCGCCTACCCTCAGTTCCTGCGTTCTTTCCACCCTGCGGACGCCGCTGCCCTCGCCCAGGAGCAGCTGGGACACCTTGGAGGGGTGGGAGGCCGCTTCGAGCATTTTGTGGGTGGTTCGGGTGGAGCATCCGGGGGAGCGGGAGGgagtggaggagggggaggcaGTGGTAgcggtggtggtagtggggcaGGAGGGGGAGGCAGCGGCAGTGggggcggcagcagcagcagcagcagcgggggGGGTGGTGGGAGCAGCTCCGGTTCTGGCTCCGCCcagcccccccctccccctcctctgcaCCCCGGCCTCAGCGTTCCCAACCCctcgccctcctcctcctccccctcgccCTCTAGCAGCTcttccaacaacaacaacagcagcagcgccGGCGGCAGCAGCGCCAACACTGCCGCCTCTGGGCCTGTGGGCGGGGCCTTGAGCCACCAGTTGCTTGGCGCTGGCCAATCAGATCCACGCAACCTTCACCAGCAGTTCAGCTGCATGCTGGCAGCCAACCAGTACTTCCTGTCCGGCGTGCCTGGGAACCCCAGCCTGGAACAGTTCTTGGTGCAGCAGGGGGCCGGACACCCACTAGGACTCGGTCTGGCCGGGGACTCGAGTTCGGGCTTGTCCCTGCCTCCAGGCCTTCATCCCGggcaccagcagcagcagcagcagcagcaacagcagcagcagcagcagcagcagcagcagcagcagctttcGGCCCATGGGCACCCACACTCCCTGGCCCACCCCCACGCCCTGTCCCACCCGCACGCCCTCTCCCACCCCCACGCCCACCCCCACGCCCTCTCCCACACCCACCCGCACGCCCTGTCCCACCCCCACTCCCACGGCCACCCCGGCGGCCCGCATGCGCCCCCGCCGCCCCACGCATCCGTGTCCTCGGCCCCACCACCGCTGCCCTCGCAGAGCTCCCCTCTGGGCGCCTTTGACTTCCAGGGCATCCCGGTGCTCTCGTCCAACCAGCTGGCCTCCCTCATGCAACAGGAAGTGGCCGCCGGTCTGGcgctgcccctgcccctgcacCTCACCCTGGCTAAGGACGACGGGAAGGGGGATAGCGGAGGAGGAGGCGGTGggagtggaggaggaggaggaggaggaggagggaggaggaagaAAGCGATGGCGGGCTACTTGCCCCAGAGGAAAGCGGACGGCCACAGCTCGGCTGGCCACGGCTCCGACCACGCCCCCGCCACCAGCCAATCGGACAGCCTGGGAGGCGGGGACCCGActtcctcctcgtcctcctcttcctcctcatcctcctcaacCTCTTCCTCCATcgtctcctcttcctcctcttctgccGCTGCCTCGGTCCTGGTGGCCAACCAGACGGCACCCAAAGTGGAGGCCGGCCTGGGGCCCCAGCAGCCCCCTCCCCCGACCTCCTctgccccccccgccccctcaaCCTCCACCCCATCCCAGCTGCAGGCCGAGCCAGAGCCCCTATACCACTGCGGGGAGTGCGGCAAGACCTTCACCCACCTTTCCAGCCTGCGGAGGCACCTGCGCACACATGGCCTTGGGGGGGGCGCGGGTGGCGAGGCGGGTGGTGCCGGCGGCAGCAGCAGCCTCCCGCACTCCACTCAAGAGCCCCACGCCCAGCTGTCCCACCCCtacccccacctcccccacccTCTGTCCCACCACCttccccagcagcagcagcagcagcagcagcagcagcaacaacaacaacaacaacaacaacaacaacaacaacaacaacaacaacaacaacaacaacagcagcaacagcagcagcaaccagCACCCCCTGCGGCCCCCCAGGCCGCCCCCTCTTCCTCCTGCCCCAGCCCCGAGAAAGCCCATCGCTGCCCTGACTGCGGCAAAGGCTTCAAGAAGAGGGGCCACCTCCTGCAGCACGGGGTCATCCACTCAGGGGCGCGGCCCTTTGTGTGCCCGGTGTGCCAGCGCTCCTTCAACCGCCGGGAGTCGCTCACCCGGCACGAGAAGATCCACGAGGACAAGCCATACCGCTGTCCGGCCTGCGGGCGCTGCTTCCGCGAGTCCACCTCCCTTCTCAACCACGCCGCCTCCGGCAACTGCGGGAAGCCGCCCCGTGGGGCCCGGCGCAACTCCGGAGGTAGTGCGCCGACCGGTGCTGCACCAAACGCTGCCGGGAGCGGCTCTGCGCTCACGATCGGCAGCGACGGGCGCTACGGGCGGAAAGCggggcggcagcagcagcagcagcagcagggcatGATGGAGATCCTGGAGTTCCAAGCGGCGGGGCTGGGGGTCTATGGGAAGGTAGAGGagggcgaggaggaggagggcgaggaggaggaggaggaggacgagaaGATGGGCCCCGCGGTGTGCGAGGCTCTGTTTGGAGGAGGGGGGAAGGGCGCGGAGACTAAGTACGCGGTTGATTTTGGCCGCCCACGCCACTACCcggtctcctcctcctcctcctcagccgCGCCCTcgtcctcctccgcctcctcctcctctgggtTCCACGGCTACAACAGAGAATACAAACGCCCCCCCGTCTCCGTGGCCTCGTCCGTCTATACCGGGGCCGACGCCGGTGCGAGCGCAGGGGCAGGGGGGGCCCTCTCTCTGCGCAAAGCCCCCCTGGCCCCCACTCTGCACCCCCACCCGCCGAGCCagaaccaccaccaccaccaccaacagcCACAGCCGCCGCACCTGCCCCTGTCCTCGCTGCTGGACGAGGCTGAGGATGATGTCACCAGTTCAGTCAACAGTGCCATCTCCGCCATCGCCGCCGCCTGCCTGCCTGGGGAGCTGGGCGGGGGCCCGGGGACAGGCACAGGAGGTGGAGGCCGCGGAGAGGACAGGAGGGACATCATTGGGGGCCTGCTGGGCAACCTGGGGCTGGCGGCCCTCGGGGGCGGCGGCGGGCCGTCCTCCACGTCGGGCCTGGAGAAGGGCTACAGAGGAGGCCCGGGGGAGGAAGGGGTGGGCGGCGGGGCCCTGGGGGTGGGCACGGCCACGGTGGCCaccctcactgcctcctcctcctccccctcccctgcCGTGCTGTGCCCCAGCGGAAAACCCAAGCGACCGCGCAAACCCCGGCCCAAGCGCGAGCCCGGCGAGGCGGGCGGGGGCAGGAGGCGGCCTGCACAGCACGGCCTCCTGGGACACGGGGAGGGCGCGGCCGGGGCACCGGGCGAGCGGCTGTTCCTGTGCAGCGTGTGCGGCCGCGGCTTCACCCGGCGAGAGACGCTGCGCCGGCACGACCGCATCCACACCGGGGAGAAGCCACACCGCTGCCCCGTCTGCGGCAAGCACTTCCGTGAGGCCTTCCACCTGTCCAAGCACCGCACGGTGCACAGCGGCGAGAAGAACTACCGCTGCGGCCTCTGTGGCAAGGACTTTGGCTACGCGCAGAGCCTCAAGCGGCACGGCAAGCTGCACCAGAAGGACTTCGGGGACGGGGCAGCGGCAGGGGTCcagaacagcagcaacaacagcagcagcggcgGCGGTGGCAGCCACCAGCCCGAGGACCCCGACTCGTACTTCACCACCTACCAGGACAAGAACGCCAccccgtcctcctcctcctcctcatccgcCACCACCCAGCACCTGTCCGGCCTCAACCTCAGCTCCCCACCGCCTGCTCCCCCTCCCAGACTCTACACCTGCGCCATCTGCTGGAAGTCCTTTCGCCACCACTTCCACCTCTCCGCCCACCACCAGACGGTGCACGCGGCCGGAGGGGGCGGGGCCGGGGCCTCGGGGGAGCGGCTGTTCTGCTGCGACGTGTGCGGCAAGGCCTTCGCCTACTCCAACAGCCTGACCCGGCACCGGCTGTCTCAGCACGGCCTGGCGCGTGGCGCCGGGAATGCGGGGAGCGCCGGTGGGAGCTGCTCGGCCGGCCAGTCTGAGAATGAGGCAGCCACCAATGCTCTGCTCCAGCTGGGCCCCGCCCCCTCCTCTTCAGGAGCGCCAGGCTCGTCtgcccacccctcctcctcctcctcctcctcctcgctgtCTGCTCTGAGCTCTTCTTCTCCCCCCTCCGCTGCCGCCAGCacactctcccccccccccgctggCTTCGCCTCCCTCTTCTATGTCCCTGAAGCGCCGCCCTCgagtggggggggcggggaggCGACTTCCTCCCTGCTCCAGCATGctgccccctcctcctcctcctccaccgaGGCGGGCGGGGGGGCGGTGGGCAAAGCGGAGCCCTCCCCGTACTCctcgccccccacccccctcctccaGGCCCAGCAgccgcccccccctcccctgcaCCCCCTCTTCCTCCTGCCTCCCCCGCCTGCCTCCTCCCTGTCGCACACGGCCTTCCTGCAGCCCCCTCCCCCGgcgccccctgcccccccgccACTCTCCTCCACTGAGCCGCCGCAGAGCGATGCGCCGGTCAGCAGCGAGGAGCGGAgcaggaggaagaagaagaagaagaagaagaaacgcaggaaggagaagaaggagggcGGCGAGGGAGGCAGCAGGGAGGCGCAGCCCAAGCTGCTGCTCACCATGAGACTCAAGAAGAGCAACAGCCAGAGCGTGGGGGGGAGGGGCCTGCCGGCCGCGGCCAATTGGAGAGCCAGGAAAGGGGTGGCGGCCGGGGGCTCGGCCAATCGGAAGCGAGCCCGGGTGGCGGCCGCCCAGCGGAAACGATTCCCATGCCCCATTTGCCCCAGGACCACCTACCCCCTTCAGTCCGCCCTCCTGGTGCACAGAGCCCTGCGccacccacccccccctccccccggctcctcctcatcctccagACTCAAGTGTCCGGTGTGCGGCCACCTCTCGCGCCGCTTCCTCTCAGCACTGGCCCACCGCTGGCACCACCTATGCCAGGGCTCGTTCTCCTGCCCCCACTGCCCCTCCAGGTTCTGGAACCAGACTCTGTTGAAGAGACACGGGGTCGTGTGCCGGGGAGCGGGGGGCGGCGCCGGGGCGAGGCGGAGCAGACCCCCCCACAAACGCAGGACAAGGAGGATGGAAGGAGCGCAGGCGCTGGGGGAGCGGcgctga